In one Candidatus Nealsonbacteria bacterium genomic region, the following are encoded:
- a CDS encoding type II secretion system protein: MIIMNRSQQKSFTLIEVLVYIAILATVIVVIFSFLIWAIEINIKTRVMRETLDNARRVMEVIVYEVKEAENIYEPTSIFNAHPGQLSLKTSNHLPTGENSTYIDFYICGTHLCFKKESQDPIVLTSERVEITNLVFRQIITNQIPSVQIDLIINYKDSSGRTEYQASVNLKSAASLRQYQQ; this comes from the coding sequence ATGATAATAATGAACCGTAGCCAACAAAAAAGTTTTACGCTAATAGAAGTTTTGGTTTATATTGCTATTTTGGCAACCGTGATTGTTGTTATTTTTTCTTTTTTAATTTGGGCGATCGAAATCAATATAAAAACACGGGTCATGAGAGAAACTTTAGACAATGCCAGAAGAGTTATGGAAGTAATAGTTTACGAAGTCAAAGAAGCAGAAAATATTTATGAACCGACTAGTATCTTTAATGCTCATCCCGGCCAACTTTCTCTAAAAACAAGCAATCATTTACCAACCGGAGAAAACTCAACTTATATAGATTTTTATATCTGCGGTACTCATCTTTGTTTTAAAAAAGAGTCGCAAGATCCTATTGTTTTAACCTCAGAAAGAGTAGAAATCACAAACTTGGTGTTTCGCCAAATTATTACAAATCAAATTCCTTCGGTTCAGATTGATTTGATAATCAATTATAAGGATTCAAGTGGTCGAACAGAATATCAGGCTTCAGTTAATTTAAAATCAGCCGCCTCTCTTCGGCAATATCAACAATGA